In Pseudomonadota bacterium, one genomic interval encodes:
- a CDS encoding ParA family protein: VLQIQGVVLTMYDKRNNLSEQVAEDVRNHLGSKVYDTVIPRNVRISEAPSFGKPVLLYDIHCAGAQAYAHLASEMLKREGIRVS; encoded by the coding sequence TGTCCTACAAATTCAAGGTGTTGTTCTCACAATGTATGACAAGCGAAACAATTTGTCCGAGCAGGTCGCCGAGGACGTACGAAATCACTTGGGTTCCAAGGTGTATGACACCGTTATACCGAGAAATGTGCGTATTTCAGAAGCGCCGTCTTTCGGAAAACCTGTATTACTATATGACATTCACTGCGCCGGTGCGCAGGCCTACGCGCATCTTGCCAGCGAGATGTTGAAACGCGAAGGGATCAGAGTGTCATGA
- a CDS encoding ParB/RepB/Spo0J family partition protein, with protein MATLLGDSGGGDRLAAETTPSSARVLPIASLRAGRLQPRKEFADSEIATLADSIRQQGILQPILVRPAKGSDGDYEIIAGERRWRAAQRAGLHEVPVIIHFIGDQDALEIALIENIHRENLNIIEEAEAYQRLISDFGNTQEEVARALGRSRSHIANTVRLLTLPSQVRDLTIAGKLSAGHARVLVGSPDAVEIAERIVDENLNVRQTENMMRAATTQSKPSRNPDSKKSADLKDLEQILSNRLGLKVIITEKKRGGSLSVQYKTLEQLDEFLKRLD; from the coding sequence TTGGCCACGTTGCTTGGAGATAGTGGCGGTGGCGATCGCTTAGCTGCTGAAACGACACCCAGTTCGGCCCGTGTGCTACCGATCGCCAGCCTTCGGGCCGGCAGATTGCAACCGCGTAAAGAATTTGCCGATTCTGAGATAGCTACCCTAGCGGACTCAATTCGCCAACAAGGCATCCTCCAACCTATATTGGTACGCCCAGCAAAGGGTTCAGACGGCGATTATGAAATTATCGCTGGTGAACGTCGGTGGCGCGCCGCACAGCGCGCGGGTCTTCATGAAGTACCTGTTATCATTCACTTCATTGGCGACCAGGACGCGCTGGAAATCGCTCTGATTGAAAATATACATCGCGAAAATCTAAATATTATCGAAGAGGCCGAAGCCTATCAGCGGCTAATTTCTGACTTTGGCAATACTCAGGAGGAAGTCGCCCGGGCCCTCGGCCGCAGTCGCAGCCACATCGCCAACACAGTTCGTCTGCTAACGCTTCCGTCCCAAGTTAGGGATCTCACCATTGCCGGAAAATTGAGCGCAGGTCACGCCAGAGTCTTGGTGGGTTCGCCTGATGCAGTCGAAATTGCTGAAAGAATCGTCGACGAAAACCTTAATGTCCGGCAAACAGAAAATATGATGCGCGCCGCGACCACCCAATCTAAGCCATCGCGCAATCCTGATTCCAAGAAAAGCGCTGATCTCAAAGACCTGGAACAAATATTGTCCAATCGTCTCGGATTAAAGGTGATCATTACCGAGAAAAAACGCGGAGGTAGCCTGAGCGTCCAATATAAAACATTGGAACAATTAGACGAATTCCTAAAGCGCCTAGATTAG